The Pseudomonas sp. TH06 genome has a window encoding:
- a CDS encoding TolC family protein — protein sequence MNSKCFCTGWSLVAGLAASVLALPSFAAALTLDEALRLAENTAPSLAAQDAKIQAASSAAIPAGELPDPKLLAGLQNYPIGGPDRWSVNDDFMTMQMVGVRQDMLNGDKRKARIEVANAAVDRAAAERQVERLNVRQATALAWISSYSVERKDALFQDFYKENRLLSDTVRAQIAGGRAQPADAVTPKQEAAQLAEQQDDLIRQRAQARAALKRWIGPAANETPVGSLPQWPVDNSGLPHKLQHHPELAAYGPMTREAQARVREAQAEKKPDWSWEVDYQHRDRQFGDMVSVQLSWDLPLFAQTRQNPKIAAREAQVNQLESEREALSREHTQQLESELADYERLDRAVQRNAQSLLPLAKEKVDLSMASYRAGKSDLNTVVAARRELIEARLKQVDVEEQRALIGARLYFAYGEARQ from the coding sequence ATGAACTCCAAGTGCTTTTGCACAGGCTGGTCCCTCGTGGCCGGCCTGGCGGCAAGCGTACTGGCCTTGCCGAGCTTCGCTGCCGCGCTGACGCTCGACGAAGCCTTGCGGCTGGCCGAAAACACCGCGCCGTCGCTGGCGGCACAGGATGCAAAGATTCAGGCGGCCAGCAGTGCGGCTATTCCAGCGGGTGAATTGCCCGACCCGAAGCTGCTCGCAGGCTTGCAGAACTATCCCATCGGCGGCCCGGATCGCTGGAGCGTCAACGACGACTTCATGACCATGCAAATGGTCGGCGTCAGGCAAGACATGCTCAATGGTGACAAACGCAAGGCGCGTATCGAGGTGGCCAACGCCGCTGTTGATCGCGCTGCTGCGGAGCGTCAGGTCGAACGGCTGAACGTTCGTCAGGCCACGGCGTTGGCGTGGATCAGCAGCTATTCGGTGGAACGCAAAGACGCGCTGTTCCAGGACTTCTACAAGGAGAACCGCCTGCTCAGCGACACCGTCCGCGCACAGATTGCCGGCGGTCGCGCACAACCGGCCGATGCCGTGACACCCAAGCAGGAAGCGGCGCAACTGGCCGAGCAGCAGGACGACCTGATTCGTCAGCGGGCGCAAGCGCGTGCGGCGCTGAAACGCTGGATCGGTCCCGCCGCCAACGAAACACCAGTGGGTAGTCTGCCGCAGTGGCCGGTCGATAACTCAGGCCTGCCGCATAAGCTGCAACACCATCCCGAACTGGCCGCGTATGGGCCGATGACCCGCGAAGCGCAAGCCCGGGTTCGCGAAGCGCAAGCGGAAAAGAAACCCGATTGGAGTTGGGAAGTCGATTATCAGCACCGCGACCGGCAGTTCGGCGACATGGTCAGCGTGCAACTTTCCTGGGATCTACCGCTGTTTGCGCAGACCCGGCAAAACCCGAAAATTGCCGCCAGAGAAGCGCAAGTCAATCAACTCGAGTCCGAGCGCGAAGCCTTGTCCCGCGAGCACACCCAGCAACTGGAGAGCGAACTGGCTGACTATGAGCGGCTTGATCGTGCGGTCCAGCGCAATGCGCAAAGTCTGCTGCCGCTGGCCAAAGAGAAAGTCGACCTCAGCATGGCCAGTTACCGTGCCGGTAAAAGCGATTTGAATACCGTTGTCGCGGCCCGACGTGAACTCATCGAGGCGCGCCTCAAACAGGTCGACGTCGAGGAACAGCGAGCGCTGATCGGTGCGCGACTCTATTTTGCGTACGGGGAGGCCCGCCAATGA
- a CDS encoding efflux RND transporter periplasmic adaptor subunit: protein MNLKWSGALLAGVSMVVGLAGGYWFAPQRISETPGAAPEQSAKTSDERKALYWYDPMYPQQKFDKPGKSPFMDMQLVAQYASGSNDQATVSIDPGVAQNLGLRSATVNRGVVESSLDVTGILAFNERDVAVIQARTPGFVERVYAHAPGDVLKANAALADILVPEWAAAQTEFLALKGNGDRDLLAAARQRLRLTGMPPALIAQVERSGKVQPYLTLTSPIGGVLQELDLRIGMTVAAGETLARVNGLSSVWLAVAVPESVAGAVAVGQTVEAQFPAFPGTRVNGTVSTILADTNPDSRTLRVRVELLNPDGRLRPGLTAQVRLNRATGQSVLWVPSEAVIRTGKRALVMLAEDAGRYRPVAVQTGQDSDGKTVIVSGLEEGQKVITSGQFLLDSEASLKGIVAGPNDQQSGGQP from the coding sequence ATGAACCTTAAATGGAGCGGGGCATTGCTGGCAGGCGTTTCAATGGTCGTGGGACTTGCCGGCGGCTACTGGTTTGCACCTCAGCGCATCAGCGAGACGCCGGGCGCTGCGCCTGAGCAAAGCGCCAAGACATCGGATGAACGCAAGGCGCTGTATTGGTATGACCCGATGTACCCGCAACAAAAGTTCGATAAACCGGGGAAATCGCCGTTCATGGACATGCAACTGGTTGCGCAATACGCCAGTGGCAGCAACGATCAAGCGACGGTCAGCATCGATCCCGGCGTGGCTCAGAATCTCGGTCTGCGCTCGGCGACGGTGAACCGAGGGGTGGTTGAGTCCAGCCTTGATGTGACCGGTATCCTCGCCTTCAACGAGCGCGATGTCGCGGTCATTCAGGCTCGCACTCCAGGTTTTGTCGAGCGGGTTTACGCGCATGCCCCCGGTGATGTGCTCAAAGCCAACGCGGCGTTGGCGGATATTCTGGTGCCAGAGTGGGCGGCGGCGCAGACCGAATTTCTCGCCCTCAAAGGCAATGGTGATCGCGACTTGCTCGCGGCTGCCCGCCAGCGTTTACGCCTCACGGGAATGCCGCCGGCATTGATTGCGCAGGTCGAGCGTAGCGGTAAGGTCCAGCCTTATCTGACGCTGACCAGCCCGATTGGTGGCGTGCTGCAAGAGCTTGACCTGCGGATCGGCATGACCGTCGCGGCGGGCGAGACGCTGGCGCGTGTCAATGGTTTGAGCAGTGTCTGGCTGGCGGTGGCGGTGCCTGAATCGGTGGCCGGCGCCGTCGCCGTGGGGCAAACGGTCGAGGCGCAGTTCCCGGCCTTCCCGGGGACCAGGGTCAACGGCACCGTCAGCACGATTCTGGCGGACACCAACCCGGACAGCCGCACCCTGCGCGTGCGGGTCGAACTGCTCAATCCCGACGGGCGCCTCAGGCCCGGTCTGACGGCGCAAGTACGCTTGAACCGTGCAACCGGTCAGAGTGTGTTGTGGGTGCCGAGCGAGGCGGTGATTCGCACAGGCAAGCGCGCCTTGGTGATGCTTGCCGAAGACGCAGGCCGCTATCGCCCGGTGGCGGTGCAAACGGGGCAGGACAGCGATGGCAAAACCGTCATCGTCAGCGGTCTGGAGGAAGGCCAGAAAGTCATCACGTCCGGGCAGTTCCTGCTTGACTCGGAAGCCAGTCTCAAAGGCATCGTCGCCGGTCCAAATGATCAGCAGTCGGGAGGTCAGCCATGA
- a CDS encoding efflux RND transporter permease subunit gives MIAAVIRWSVANRFLVLLATLFVTAWGTWSVQNTPIDALPDLSDVQVIIRTPYAGQAPQIVENQVTYPLATTMLSVPGAKTVRGYSFFGDSFVYVLFEDGTDLYWARSRVLEYLSQIQSRLPASAKPALGPDATGVGWIYQYALVDRTGGHDLAQLRALQDWFLKFELKTLPNVAEVATVGGMVKQYQVQLDPAKLANLGVTQTQVTEAIGKANQETGGAVLEMAETEFIVRASGYLKSLDDFRAIPLKLGAGGVPVTLGDVATIQLGPEMRRGISELDGEGEAVGGVVILRSGKNARETIAAVKSKLDELKSSLPPGVEIITTYDRSKLIDRAVENLSHKLLEEFIVVALVCGIFLWHLRSSLVAIISLPVGVLMAFIVMRYQGLNANIMSLGGIAIAIGAMVDAAVVMIENAHKKIEAWHAAHPGEELKGERHWQVMTEAAAEVGPALFFCLLIITLSFIPVFTLEAQEGRLFGPLAFTKTYAMAAAAGLSVTLVPVLMGYWIRGRIPGEQQNPLNRWLIRVYQPALDAVLRRPKITLMVALLVFVSALWPLSRLGGEFLPPLDEGDLLYMPSALPGLSAQKAAQLLQLTDRLIKTVPEVAHVFGKAGRAETATDPAPLEMFETTISFKPHEQWRPGMTQEKLVEELDRVVRVPGLTNIWIPPIRNRIDMLATGIKSPIGVKVAGSNLTEIDAVTQAVERVAKNVSGVSSALAERLTGGRYIDVDIDRKAAARYGLNIADVQSIVAGAIGGENVGETIEGLARFPINVRYPREWRDSPGALEQLPIYTASGNQITLGTVANINITDGPPMLKSENARPSGWVYIDVRGRDIASVVADLRRVVNEQVKLQPGMSLSYSGQFEFLERANARLKLLVPATLLIIFVLLYLTFSRFDEALLIMATLPFALTGGAWFLYLLGFNLSVATGVGFIALAGVSAEFGVIMLLYLKNAWAERTELGDNSERALVAAIREGAVQRVRPKAMTVAVIIAGLLPILLGSGTGSEVMSRIAAPMVGGMVTAPLLSLFVIPAAYRLMRRRNLSAEPVTVEGKIV, from the coding sequence ATGATCGCTGCGGTCATTCGCTGGTCCGTTGCCAACCGTTTTCTGGTGTTGCTGGCGACATTGTTCGTCACCGCCTGGGGGACATGGTCGGTACAGAACACGCCCATCGATGCGTTGCCCGATCTCTCGGACGTGCAAGTCATCATCCGCACGCCCTATGCGGGACAAGCTCCGCAAATTGTCGAGAATCAGGTGACCTACCCGTTGGCCACCACCATGCTCTCGGTGCCGGGGGCGAAAACAGTGCGCGGTTACTCATTCTTCGGTGACAGCTTTGTCTATGTGCTGTTTGAGGATGGGACCGACCTGTACTGGGCTCGTTCACGGGTGTTGGAGTACCTGAGCCAGATCCAGAGCCGCTTGCCGGCGAGCGCCAAACCGGCATTGGGTCCGGATGCGACGGGGGTAGGCTGGATTTATCAGTACGCACTGGTTGATCGCACCGGCGGCCACGACTTGGCACAGCTGCGCGCATTGCAGGACTGGTTCCTCAAGTTCGAACTGAAGACGCTGCCGAATGTGGCGGAAGTGGCGACGGTCGGTGGCATGGTCAAGCAATATCAGGTGCAGCTTGATCCGGCGAAACTGGCCAATCTCGGTGTCACTCAGACGCAAGTGACCGAGGCCATCGGCAAGGCCAATCAGGAAACCGGCGGCGCCGTGTTGGAGATGGCCGAGACCGAGTTCATCGTGCGTGCCTCCGGTTACCTGAAATCGCTCGATGATTTCCGGGCTATCCCGCTCAAGCTCGGCGCGGGCGGCGTACCCGTGACGCTAGGCGATGTCGCGACGATCCAGCTGGGCCCGGAAATGCGCCGCGGTATCAGCGAACTCGACGGCGAAGGCGAGGCCGTCGGTGGTGTGGTGATCCTGCGCAGCGGCAAAAATGCCCGGGAAACCATTGCCGCAGTGAAAAGCAAACTCGATGAACTGAAAAGCAGCCTGCCGCCCGGCGTGGAAATCATCACCACCTACGACCGCAGCAAGCTGATCGACCGTGCGGTGGAGAACCTCAGCCACAAGCTGCTCGAAGAATTCATCGTCGTCGCGTTGGTGTGCGGGATCTTTCTGTGGCATTTGCGCTCATCGTTGGTGGCAATCATCTCCCTGCCCGTCGGGGTGTTGATGGCCTTCATCGTCATGCGTTATCAGGGCCTCAACGCCAACATCATGTCCCTGGGCGGGATCGCCATTGCCATCGGCGCGATGGTCGATGCTGCCGTGGTGATGATCGAGAACGCCCACAAAAAAATCGAAGCGTGGCATGCGGCGCATCCCGGCGAGGAGCTGAAGGGCGAGCGACATTGGCAAGTAATGACCGAAGCCGCGGCCGAAGTCGGCCCCGCGCTGTTCTTCTGTCTGTTGATCATCACGCTGTCGTTCATCCCGGTGTTCACGCTGGAGGCGCAGGAGGGCAGGTTGTTCGGGCCGTTGGCGTTTACCAAAACCTACGCCATGGCTGCGGCGGCGGGGCTGTCGGTGACGCTGGTGCCGGTGCTGATGGGTTACTGGATTCGCGGGCGTATTCCCGGTGAACAACAGAACCCGTTGAACCGCTGGTTGATCCGGGTTTACCAACCGGCACTGGACGCGGTGTTGCGGCGCCCCAAGATCACCTTGATGGTCGCGTTGTTGGTGTTCGTCAGTGCGTTATGGCCCCTCTCGCGTCTGGGTGGCGAGTTTCTCCCGCCACTGGACGAGGGCGATCTGCTTTACATGCCGTCTGCCTTGCCCGGGCTATCGGCGCAGAAGGCCGCGCAACTGCTGCAACTGACCGATCGACTGATCAAGACCGTGCCCGAGGTGGCGCACGTCTTCGGTAAGGCCGGTCGAGCCGAAACCGCGACAGACCCGGCGCCACTGGAGATGTTCGAAACCACCATTTCATTCAAGCCCCATGAACAATGGCGACCGGGAATGACCCAGGAAAAACTGGTGGAAGAACTCGACCGCGTGGTGCGCGTGCCGGGCCTGACCAACATTTGGATTCCGCCGATTCGTAACCGCATCGACATGTTGGCGACCGGTATCAAAAGTCCCATCGGTGTAAAGGTCGCCGGTAGCAATTTGACGGAAATCGATGCGGTCACCCAAGCGGTCGAGCGCGTCGCGAAAAACGTCTCCGGCGTCAGCTCCGCACTGGCCGAACGCCTGACCGGCGGGCGCTACATCGACGTCGATATCGACCGCAAGGCAGCGGCCCGCTACGGCTTGAACATCGCCGATGTGCAGTCCATCGTCGCCGGCGCCATCGGTGGTGAAAACGTCGGGGAAACCATTGAAGGACTCGCCCGATTCCCGATCAACGTGCGTTATCCACGTGAGTGGCGCGACTCACCGGGCGCTCTGGAACAGCTGCCGATCTACACCGCGTCAGGCAACCAGATCACCCTCGGCACGGTGGCCAACATCAACATCACCGACGGTCCGCCGATGCTCAAGAGCGAGAACGCGCGGCCCTCGGGCTGGGTGTACATCGACGTGCGCGGACGGGACATCGCCTCGGTGGTCGCCGACCTGCGCCGGGTGGTCAACGAACAGGTCAAATTGCAGCCCGGCATGAGCCTGAGCTACTCGGGCCAGTTCGAGTTTCTCGAAAGGGCCAACGCACGGCTGAAACTGCTGGTGCCGGCGACGCTGCTGATCATCTTCGTCCTGCTTTACCTGACGTTCAGCCGGTTCGATGAAGCGCTGCTGATCATGGCCACGCTGCCGTTCGCACTGACGGGAGGCGCATGGTTCCTCTACCTGCTGGGGTTCAATCTGTCGGTCGCCACCGGCGTCGGCTTCATCGCCCTGGCCGGCGTTTCCGCCGAGTTCGGCGTGATCATGCTGCTCTACCTGAAAAACGCCTGGGCCGAACGCACAGAACTCGGCGACAACTCCGAGCGAGCGCTGGTCGCAGCTATTCGCGAAGGCGCCGTGCAGCGCGTACGCCCCAAAGCCATGACCGTGGCCGTGATCATCGCCGGCCTGCTGCCCATCCTGTTGGGCAGCGGCACGGGCAGCGAAGTGATGAGCCGCATTGCCGCGCCGATGGTCGGCGGAATGGTCACGGCGCCGCTGCTTTCGTTGTTTGTCATTCCGGCGGCGTATCGGTTGATGCGTCGGCGCAATCTTTCTGCTGAACCCGTTACCGTTGAAGGAAAAATTGTATGA
- a CDS encoding copper-binding protein, protein MKPSLIVVAGIAGVLSFAAWAEDMPGMKMEGMAPQLKQAPVANAEGTIKAIDPAGHTVTLAHGAVPALQWPPMTMGFSVTEEQLAGLAVGDRVSFSFRMEEGKATIVSMKK, encoded by the coding sequence ATGAAACCGAGTTTGATTGTTGTCGCTGGAATAGCGGGTGTGCTGTCGTTTGCTGCGTGGGCGGAGGACATGCCGGGAATGAAAATGGAGGGAATGGCGCCACAATTGAAGCAGGCGCCCGTTGCAAATGCTGAGGGCACGATCAAGGCGATTGATCCTGCCGGGCATACAGTGACGCTTGCCCATGGCGCGGTCCCGGCATTGCAATGGCCGCCGATGACTATGGGGTTTTCCGTGACCGAGGAGCAGTTGGCCGGGTTGGCGGTTGGCGATCGGGTGTCGTTTTCTTTCCGGATGGAGGAGGGGAAGGCGACGATTGTTTCTATGAAGAAGTAA
- a CDS encoding isochorismate lyase produces MEVINHLQPEACAGMEDIRREIDALDQAVINLLGKRFQYVLAASKFKTSATSVRAPERFKAMLATRRTWAEVEGLNPDAIEKMYNDLVNHFIAEEMKHWAASQSET; encoded by the coding sequence ATGGAAGTCATCAATCATTTGCAGCCCGAAGCGTGTGCAGGCATGGAGGACATCCGACGTGAAATCGATGCCCTCGATCAGGCTGTTATCAATCTGTTGGGCAAGCGTTTTCAATACGTCCTCGCTGCCTCGAAGTTCAAGACCTCGGCGACTTCAGTGCGAGCGCCGGAGCGCTTCAAGGCCATGCTGGCAACACGACGCACGTGGGCAGAGGTCGAGGGCTTGAATCCGGATGCAATCGAGAAAATGTACAACGACCTGGTGAACCACTTCATTGCAGAAGAGATGAAACACTGGGCGGCTAGTCAATCTGAGACTTGA
- the alaE gene encoding L-alanine exporter AlaE, whose amino-acid sequence MLQRPQQPKRWTAFFADTTALILFFTTTGIINERFIAGMTWDQVLHARLLGAALMIPVARPYGIWRDWLMRRASQGRASRLLWDSIALVSFQVPIYAAIIAFSGASGVGLVRGTLGAALMMLFLGRPYGAFLNGIRRVFGLPPGGDKPMSLDS is encoded by the coding sequence TTGCTGCAACGCCCGCAACAGCCAAAGCGTTGGACTGCGTTCTTTGCAGATACCACAGCGCTGATCCTGTTTTTCACGACCACCGGCATCATCAATGAACGTTTCATTGCTGGCATGACGTGGGACCAGGTCCTGCATGCTCGCCTCTTGGGCGCAGCCCTGATGATTCCGGTCGCGAGACCTTACGGCATATGGCGGGATTGGTTAATGAGAAGAGCCAGTCAAGGTCGGGCCTCAAGGTTGCTGTGGGACAGCATTGCTCTCGTCAGTTTCCAGGTGCCTATCTATGCAGCGATCATTGCCTTCAGTGGTGCGTCGGGAGTCGGACTGGTGCGTGGCACGCTGGGCGCCGCGTTGATGATGTTGTTTTTGGGGCGACCTTATGGGGCGTTTCTTAATGGGATACGGAGGGTGTTTGGCTTGCCTCCTGGGGGTGACAAGCCGATGTCGTTGGATAGTTGA
- a CDS encoding ASCH domain-containing protein, which yields MRPSGGRIASGEKTLEIRRWHPDLDPGEDLLIVENGRFLHTEGDEDADGVAVAIVRVKAVRPFVLADMQAACANYFEEGWLAWELSHVRPITHPVNVRAARGIYEVDFVPADKA from the coding sequence GTGCGGCCCAGTGGTGGGCGAATCGCTTCAGGGGAGAAGACCCTCGAAATTCGCCGCTGGCATCCTGATCTGGATCCTGGCGAAGACCTTTTGATCGTTGAAAACGGGCGCTTTCTACACACCGAGGGTGACGAAGACGCCGACGGCGTGGCTGTCGCCATCGTGCGGGTAAAAGCTGTTCGCCCGTTTGTCCTCGCGGACATGCAAGCGGCCTGTGCGAATTACTTTGAAGAGGGTTGGCTCGCTTGGGAGTTGAGTCATGTAAGGCCGATCACCCACCCTGTGAACGTCCGCGCCGCGCGCGGTATCTACGAGGTCGACTTCGTGCCTGCCGATAAAGCTTGA
- a CDS encoding ABC transporter ATP-binding protein, whose translation MLRVFERRLDPFPPDEVPPPPNGLARFLWACTRGARGYILVLALLSAAVSIYEAWLFSFLGQVVDLLSTWQAGGEASAQESRVLWGMGIVMVTSVGLVALRTMVQHQILAINLPLRLRWDFHRLMLRQSLSFFSDEFSGRVTTKVMQTALAVRDVLFTLIEILPGIGVYFIAIIALAGGFALKLMLPFIGWAVLFALAMWYFVPRLGKVGQEQANARSMMTGRISDAYTNITTVKLFSHSNREAHFARAAMEDFKLTGFRQMRLVSLFEIVNQALVVGLIMSAGGYALWLWHQGDVGAGAVAAITAMALRINGMSNWIMWQMTSLFESIGTVQDGMATLTQGAKVQDAPDAGVLVTSGGAVTFDKVRFNYNGERQVLDGLSLSIRPGEKIGLVGRSGAGKSTLINLLLRFYDIDSGEIRIDGQNIAHVTQDSLRSAIGMVTQDTSLLHRSIRDNIAYGRPDATDAQVRSAAASAQADEFISQLSDRQGHSGYDTLVGERGIKLSGGQRQRVAIARVMLKNAPILLLDEATSALDSEVEVAIQESLDEMMQGKTVIAIAHRLSTIAAMDRLIVMDEGRIVEQGTHAQLLERNGVYARLWQHQSGGFLGEDNGVVEAMDQA comes from the coding sequence ATGCTTCGTGTGTTCGAACGAAGACTCGACCCTTTTCCTCCTGACGAGGTTCCGCCACCGCCCAATGGCCTGGCGCGTTTTCTCTGGGCCTGTACGCGGGGTGCTCGCGGTTACATTCTGGTGCTGGCGCTGCTGAGTGCCGCCGTGTCGATCTATGAGGCCTGGCTGTTTTCCTTCCTCGGGCAAGTGGTGGATCTGCTGTCGACCTGGCAGGCCGGCGGTGAAGCCTCGGCGCAGGAGAGTCGGGTGTTGTGGGGTATGGGCATTGTCATGGTGACCAGTGTCGGGCTGGTCGCACTGCGCACGATGGTGCAGCACCAGATATTGGCGATCAATTTGCCGCTGCGGCTGCGCTGGGACTTCCATCGGCTGATGTTGCGGCAAAGCCTTTCGTTTTTTTCCGACGAATTTTCCGGCCGCGTCACGACCAAGGTGATGCAGACGGCGCTCGCGGTGCGCGACGTGCTGTTCACCCTTATCGAGATCCTCCCCGGGATTGGCGTGTATTTCATCGCGATCATCGCGTTGGCCGGCGGCTTCGCCTTGAAACTGATGCTGCCGTTCATTGGCTGGGCGGTGTTGTTCGCGCTGGCCATGTGGTACTTCGTGCCTCGTTTGGGCAAAGTCGGGCAGGAGCAGGCGAATGCGCGGTCGATGATGACCGGGCGTATTTCGGACGCTTACACCAACATCACCACGGTGAAGCTGTTCTCCCATTCCAATCGTGAAGCGCACTTTGCGCGTGCGGCGATGGAAGATTTCAAACTCACCGGTTTTCGCCAGATGCGTCTGGTCAGCCTGTTCGAAATCGTCAATCAGGCATTGGTGGTGGGCTTGATCATGTCGGCGGGTGGTTATGCCCTGTGGCTGTGGCATCAGGGCGACGTTGGCGCCGGTGCCGTGGCGGCGATCACCGCCATGGCGTTGCGGATCAACGGCATGTCGAACTGGATCATGTGGCAGATGACTTCGCTGTTCGAAAGCATCGGCACCGTGCAGGACGGCATGGCGACCCTGACCCAGGGCGCCAAGGTGCAAGACGCACCGGATGCCGGCGTCCTGGTGACTTCCGGCGGTGCGGTGACGTTCGACAAGGTGCGTTTCAACTACAACGGCGAGCGCCAGGTGCTCGATGGCCTGAGCCTGAGCATTCGCCCGGGCGAAAAAATCGGTCTGGTCGGCCGCTCTGGTGCCGGCAAATCCACGCTGATCAACTTGCTGCTGCGCTTCTACGACATCGACAGTGGCGAGATTCGTATCGATGGGCAAAACATTGCACACGTAACGCAAGACAGCCTGCGCAGTGCTATCGGCATGGTCACGCAAGATACGTCGCTGCTACACCGTTCCATTCGCGACAACATCGCCTACGGCCGTCCCGATGCCACCGACGCGCAAGTCCGTAGCGCTGCGGCCAGCGCGCAGGCCGATGAGTTCATCAGCCAACTCAGCGACCGTCAGGGCCACAGCGGATACGACACGCTGGTGGGTGAGCGCGGCATCAAGCTGTCGGGCGGCCAGCGCCAACGCGTGGCGATTGCCCGGGTGATGCTCAAGAACGCACCGATCCTGTTGCTGGACGAGGCCACTAGCGCGCTGGACTCGGAAGTCGAAGTGGCGATTCAGGAAAGCCTCGATGAGATGATGCAGGGCAAAACCGTGATCGCGATCGCCCATCGGCTGTCGACGATTGCGGCGATGGACCGGCTGATCGTCATGGACGAAGGACGCATCGTCGAGCAGGGCACTCACGCGCAATTGCTGGAGAGGAACGGCGTTTATGCGAGGTTGTGGCAGCATCAGAGCGGCGGGTTCCTGGGCGAGGACAACGGCGTGGTCGAAGCTATGGATCAGGCGTGA
- a CDS encoding ATP-binding protein → MPQPTLHLMCGKIASGKSTLAKSLATEHRAILLSEDQWISRLYPGEVQTVQDYVRCAKRIRDVLGPLVIDLLGAGLDVVLDFPANTVADRAWLRGLADAGQSPHCLHYLEVDDDTCRARLHARNERGEHDFAATDAEFDLITRYFRAPEEEEGLVILFTAHQP, encoded by the coding sequence ATGCCCCAACCAACATTGCACCTGATGTGCGGCAAGATCGCCTCCGGCAAATCAACACTCGCTAAGTCACTGGCAACCGAGCACCGCGCGATTCTTTTGAGTGAGGATCAATGGATTTCACGGCTCTATCCCGGCGAAGTTCAAACGGTGCAGGACTACGTACGCTGCGCAAAACGTATTCGCGATGTGCTGGGGCCTTTGGTTATCGATCTGCTAGGGGCAGGGTTGGATGTGGTATTGGACTTTCCGGCGAATACCGTTGCCGATCGCGCGTGGCTGCGAGGGCTGGCGGACGCGGGTCAATCGCCGCATTGCCTGCATTATCTGGAGGTCGATGACGACACTTGCCGAGCCCGATTGCATGCTCGCAATGAGCGGGGAGAGCATGACTTTGCGGCGACTGATGCGGAGTTTGATTTGATCACCCGTTATTTTCGGGCTCCAGAAGAGGAGGAGGGGTTGGTGATCCTCTTCACCGCACATCAACCGTAA
- a CDS encoding DJ-1/PfpI family protein: MARVGLILTPGFADWEYAFIAGTASPFYGIDVRFFAAATGQFCSQGGLAVTVDSSLQQCLDWKPDVVVVIGGMVWERAEAPDLREFLHACRSSGATIAGICGGTLALARAGLLDTVPHTSNSADFLQQNAVGYEGRTLYRSSSVAVVADRIITAPGPAPVSFTCAVFEGAGLSSEVISQFRSMLAAEHA; encoded by the coding sequence ATGGCACGCGTGGGATTGATACTGACACCCGGTTTTGCGGACTGGGAATATGCGTTCATTGCTGGAACTGCGTCCCCGTTTTACGGGATCGACGTCAGGTTTTTCGCTGCTGCTACGGGGCAGTTCTGCTCGCAGGGTGGATTGGCCGTCACGGTAGATAGCAGTTTGCAACAATGTCTGGACTGGAAACCGGACGTTGTTGTGGTCATTGGAGGAATGGTCTGGGAACGTGCAGAAGCACCGGATCTTCGAGAATTTCTTCATGCCTGTCGTTCAAGCGGAGCGACAATTGCCGGTATCTGTGGGGGCACGCTGGCACTGGCGAGGGCCGGGCTTCTTGACACGGTTCCTCATACCTCGAACAGCGCTGACTTCTTACAACAGAATGCCGTGGGTTATGAAGGACGTACGCTTTATAGAAGCAGTTCAGTAGCAGTGGTTGCAGACCGAATCATTACTGCTCCAGGGCCTGCACCCGTCAGCTTCACCTGCGCAGTGTTCGAAGGTGCCGGGTTATCTTCAGAGGTCATTTCTCAGTTCAGATCAATGTTGGCAGCGGAACATGCTTGA